The following are encoded together in the Lathyrus oleraceus cultivar Zhongwan6 chromosome 3, CAAS_Psat_ZW6_1.0, whole genome shotgun sequence genome:
- the LOC127132103 gene encoding protein DEFECTIVE IN MERISTEM SILENCING 3 — protein MSQPNTDTDININIPLNQNDANVDNFTNQMKHHEENIQFLNSQSNHLTESVLDLQVSLGRYHSGTVVTSDNGNGAFRTEEETVEQILKKENSAASIFCWIKANSQTSNLAFVKDAVGVVATLAKVENDDLSRILSEYVGLETMLAIVCSTNEGVKALEKYDPEGTINSNGGLHGIGSSTGKIINGRFVVICLEDLRPFVGGFVDEDPQKKLAIPKPKLPNGECPPGFLDYAVNMIHLDSNRLSHLTAIGHGLRETLFYSLFSRLQIYKTRNEMMLALPYITDGALSLDGGMIRKSGIFACGSRQDVDVKFPLIGGESDVPLVYTEAEGMVRKLKWEASKLAADIQREQQLLDFRKSNSTSQD, from the exons ATGTCTCAACCCAACACCGACACTGACATCAACATCAACATTCCG TTGAATCAGAATGATGCTAATGTTGATAACTTCACAAATCAGATGAAACATCATGAAGAAAATATTCAGTTCCTTAATTCTCAATCGAATCACTTAACTGAATCTGTACTTGACTTACAAG TGAGTCTTGGAAGGTATCATTCTGGTACTGTGGTTACATCAGATAATGGGAATGGTGCATTTCGTACCGAAGAGGAAACTGTGGAGCAGATATTGAAGAAAGAGAACTCTGCTGCCAGCATATTTTGTTGGATAAAAGCTAATTCTCAGACATCCAATTTGGCTTTTGTAAAGGATGCTGTCGGTGTTGTGGCTACCCTTGCAAAGGTTGAGAATGATGATCTTAGCAG GATCCTTTCTGAGTATGTGGGTTTGGAGACGATGCTTGCAATTGTCTGCAGTACTAATGAAGGTGTTAAAGCACTGGAGAAGTATGATCCAGAAGGCACAATAAACTCTAATGGTGGTTTGCACGGAATTGGATCTTCAACTGGAAAAATAATAAATGGCCGGTTTGTTGTCATATGTCTTGAAGATTTAAG ACCATTTGTTGGAGGTTTTGTTGACGAAGATCCACAAAAGAAGTTGGCTATTCCGAAGCCGAAATTGCCAAATGGGGAGTGCCCTCCCGGGTTTCTTGATTATGCAGTGAACATGATCCATTTGGATTCAAATAGATTGTCGCATCTTACTGCAATTGGGCACGGTCTTAGAGAGACACTGTTTTACAGCCTTTTTTCTCGCCTACAAATATATAAAACCCGGAACGAAATGATGCTTGCTCTTCCATACATTACCGATGGAGCATTGTCATTAGATGGTGGAATGATCAGGAAATCTGGTATCTTTGCTTGTGGTAGCAG ACAAGATGTAGATGTAAAGTTTCCCTTAATAGGAGGAGAATCTGATGTACCTCTAGTTTATACTGAAGCTGAAGGTATGGTGAGGAAGCTGAAATGGGAAGCATCTAAACTTGCTGCTGATATACAAAGAGAGCAGCAGCTGCTGGACTTTAGAAAGAGCAACTCCACAAGCCAAGACTAA